CAAAAATGAACTTGTTGAGCTGATGATCGAAACTAAGAAGGCCTATCTGAAGAACCAATATAAACGATATGAGATTGGCACTGAGGAGAACCTGATCTTGCTAAACATTCTCGCGCACAACGTGATTGATATGAACCTGGATCTATTGAAGCGGGATATGAGCGAGGACAGCCGGAAGCAAATATTCGAAGCGTTGTATGTATACAGACTGTACGGTATGAAGAGTCTCAACGAATAACGCTCCATCTCATCACTTATGCCGGATAGACAAAGCGTGCAGATCAGATCAACTTCACTTGGTTTGCACGCAAAAAAACATCTAACATTAAGTCGCTCTATTTTTTTGACCCAAAAACGAATTAACAATTCATTTTTAAGTTGGATATTTACCATTTACCAAACTATTTAAGTTGAACCTACATTTACACGATAACGGAGAGGACAGAAATAACCAGAGGAAGCGAAGCGTTCGCCTAAAAGCTTTCTGAAAGAAGGCTACATCGGAAGCATACGCTATCACCGGATTTCCCCCTAATAAGAGGGTATCAAAAAAATCTGTGGATAACAGCGATTCGGAGGTTGTTCTGTCATCGGAGTGATAAGTGTATATACCCATCATTCAACTTATATAGCTTCACCCACACTCTAAGGAGGAACACAACATGAACACCGCTTACGCATTAAAAAACGTCAATCTGATCCACGGCGACTCAAGCCGCAATCTGCAAAAAAACATGACCCTTCTCGTCAATGAACAAGGTCTTATTCAGGATATCGGCCGAGATCATGAACTCAATATCCCAAGTCACTACACAACAATCGACCTCTCAGGAAAATACGTAATGCCAGGACTGATCAACGCCCACGTGCATCTCTTTGCAGATGGTAAACCATTCAGTCTTTCGGTCAGTGAAGGTTTGTTGCAGTTTGCCTATGATCGGATATTGAACACGAAGTTCGGCAGAAACGTTTTGAAAAAACGAATGAAACGTAACGCGCTGACCGCACTTCATGCGGGTGTGACCACGATGCGCAGTGTGGGGGAATTCTTTTACACCGACGTCCAGCTGCGGGATGAGATTAATAACGGCGACTTTGTCGGCCCTAATCTGCTTGTCTCCGGGTTTTTCCTAAGTGTAACGGGCGGACATGGTGCTCCATTTCTCGCTCTGGTGGGCGACTCTCCGTGGGAAGCACGAAAGAATGTACGGATCAATGTGAAACACGGCGTGGATCTGATCAAAATCTGTGTGACGGGAGGCGTGACGGATGCGAAAATGGTTGGCGAAGCTGGTCGTTTACAGATGACAGTGGGGGAAGTTGCGGCGATCTGTGATGAAGCGCATAAGATTGGTTTGCGGGTGGCAGCGCATGTGGAGAGCACGGAAGGTGTGCGCGTTGCGTTACAAGGTGGCGTTGATACGATTGAGCATGGTTCGGAGATGGACGACGAAATCATTCATTTGTACAAAAATAATCCCAATGCCCTGCATGGCTACACCGCACTCATCCCCACCCTGCAAGCCGCCTATCCCTCCGCTTCACTGGATACCAGCGTAACGAAGGTAAGTGCAACGGTAAAAGAGAATTCCAGACTGGTCTATGATTCCATGCTCAAGGGCGTCAAGCAAGCAATCGAAAACGACATCACCATCGGGATCGGCACCGACGCCGCCATGCCTTACGTGACTCACTATGATATGTGGAGAGAGATGGACCACTACATGAGACAGGCCAACCTGAACAACAAACAGGTCATTGACATGGTGACTCGAACTAATGCGAAGATCCTCGGTGTTGACGATGTTACAGGGACGGTGGATATCGGGAAACATGCTGATCTGATTGTCATGGAGCAAAATCCGCTGGAACATATTGAGGCCTTGTCGGATATCTCTATGGTCATGGTCAAAGGAAATCTAATTCAAACACCATCTGTCACAAGAATCAAAGAAGTCGACGATGTTCTAATCTCAGTTTGGTGAATTCAGATATATAAACATAGAGTCGATCAGTAATACGTAATATTGGCTTCAATTAAATACGCTTTTTCTTTAGAGTTCAATAATTCAGGCATTATGCTTTGAGGAGGCTGAATATCTTCAACAGGTTCTCCATCCAAAAATAATTCTAGTGCTTCTTTCGCCATCACCAATGCTTCTTCAACTGAATCGCCACAGGTGATACATCCAGGCAGATCAGGAAATGTAACATTAATTCCATCCTCAGCAAAATTAAAAATTGCGTAGTATTGGTAAGTTCGATTCATATGGGACACTCTCCTGTTATCTATACTTTTAGCAAAAACGGCAAAAAGCCTTTCGGATTATATCTGAAAGGCTTTCAACTCGTTTTTACTCTTAATTTCCCTCAAATATATTGTTATTAGATCAATCATTCAACCCTTTACCTTCCAGGATCGGCTGCATGTACTTCTCGATTCGTGACACTTTTGTTTTGGATTGCTTTGGTTGTGAGAAATAATAGAGATATGCCCGTTGCCGTCCGGGTGTCAGTGCTTCAAATGCATCTCGGAAAGCAGGATTCTCATCGAACTGCTGCTGAAGTTCCTCGGGAACGCTATATTCGGCAGTCTTTTTCATCTCCACTTGCAATCCGGCTTGTTCCACTTCAATCGCTTGCTGAATATAGGCTTTGATCATAGCCTCCTGCTCCACAATCTGCTCCAGACTGGTGAAGCGAAGCTGGCGCTCTGCCTGTACATTTTCTGTTTGCTGCACCAAAATGCCATACGTATCCTTAAGCAGAGCACCTTTGAAAAACAGAATGGCCACGTATTCTTTGAATCCATGAATTAGAACAATGTTTTTCCCATCGAGCATGTAACAAGGATGCATCCATTTCATATCCTCTGTCAGGTCAAAATCTCGAATAATCTCTCTCAGCTTCGCGGACTCTTCCTTCCACGTTTTAAGTTTCTTTAGATAGCCGTCAACTTTGCGATTTCCACTTGTTTCTGTCATGGAGAAGTACCTCTCTTTATCTCATGTTCTTATAGGTTCAATTGTACTGGTTTTCAGTGGATTGTACAGCGTTGCTTACAGAGCTTTTATTGACTTTTCCACTTGAATTTAAACCTTAATAGCAACAAAGACCAGCGTCTTCGGAAATGTAATATCCACGGTGGAGGGTATGATTATCCATAAAGCCAAAAGGTCCATAGAGAATCTATGGGCCTTTTCGTTTGGTTAACATGTCTGGTTTAAACTATTATCCATTAGTAACTGCGTCTCATCTTCCAACATCGCAGAAGCTATCATCATAAAGTCTTCAGCCCCAATCTCAAAATGACCTTTACGAAATGGAAACCCCCAATTGCGATTCCCGCGCGTAAAACTGAGTTGGTCTAACAACGTTGCGATCTTTACTTCTCGACATGGAAGATAACGGAGATCTCGGCGAAAGGGTACAAATGATTCCGACATCTGATATTGGTAAACCCTGTCGTCGATAATCTGACCAATAGCGGTAAACGCCTGAAGTGGCTTCCCTGTTGATATCTCTGTACGTGGAGAATAGTATATCATCCAATCACCCGGGGACATCTGGCACAACAGTGCGGACTTGCCATGGCACAACTGCGCAAACCCTCCCTCTACGGCTACATTCACATGAGAAGCTGATACAACACCAATCCAATATCTACTGGCCTGATTTGGTTTCATAGATACATCCCATCCCCTTCTCTCGTATACATCTCCAGATTCGATATCAATCGATCTAATTGTAAAAAATGATGTCTGTAGTGCATCTCTATCAACAAAAACCACTCCTGTGCGTTTAGAGCGCCAA
The window above is part of the Paenibacillus sp. 1781tsa1 genome. Proteins encoded here:
- a CDS encoding EVE domain-containing protein, with amino-acid sequence MKPNQASRYWIGVVSASHVNVAVEGGFAQLCHGKSALLCQMSPGDWMIYYSPRTEISTGKPLQAFTAIGQIIDDRVYQYQMSESFVPFRRDLRYLPCREVKIATLLDQLSFTRGNRNWGFPFRKGHFEIGAEDFMMIASAMLEDETQLLMDNSLNQTC
- a CDS encoding YdeI family protein — encoded protein: MTETSGNRKVDGYLKKLKTWKEESAKLREIIRDFDLTEDMKWMHPCYMLDGKNIVLIHGFKEYVAILFFKGALLKDTYGILVQQTENVQAERQLRFTSLEQIVEQEAMIKAYIQQAIEVEQAGLQVEMKKTAEYSVPEELQQQFDENPAFRDAFEALTPGRQRAYLYYFSQPKQSKTKVSRIEKYMQPILEGKGLND
- a CDS encoding type II toxin-antitoxin system HicB family antitoxin yields the protein MNRTYQYYAIFNFAEDGINVTFPDLPGCITCGDSVEEALVMAKEALELFLDGEPVEDIQPPQSIMPELLNSKEKAYLIEANITYY
- a CDS encoding amidohydrolase family protein, translating into MNTAYALKNVNLIHGDSSRNLQKNMTLLVNEQGLIQDIGRDHELNIPSHYTTIDLSGKYVMPGLINAHVHLFADGKPFSLSVSEGLLQFAYDRILNTKFGRNVLKKRMKRNALTALHAGVTTMRSVGEFFYTDVQLRDEINNGDFVGPNLLVSGFFLSVTGGHGAPFLALVGDSPWEARKNVRINVKHGVDLIKICVTGGVTDAKMVGEAGRLQMTVGEVAAICDEAHKIGLRVAAHVESTEGVRVALQGGVDTIEHGSEMDDEIIHLYKNNPNALHGYTALIPTLQAAYPSASLDTSVTKVSATVKENSRLVYDSMLKGVKQAIENDITIGIGTDAAMPYVTHYDMWREMDHYMRQANLNNKQVIDMVTRTNAKILGVDDVTGTVDIGKHADLIVMEQNPLEHIEALSDISMVMVKGNLIQTPSVTRIKEVDDVLISVW